The following are encoded in a window of Aerococcus sanguinicola genomic DNA:
- a CDS encoding Gfo/Idh/MocA family protein, which translates to MLKVGVVGLGTVSVVHLRAIENAQAAELTAVCDLDESLKTQAEGARFYTDLDKMLDQEDLDVVHICLPHHLHDEAALKCLKAGVHVFLEKPVTIDAERTRQLLAAQEDLANDSKLAICFQNRLNATVQELKRILTEEDTSPVIAVKGLVAWYRPEDYYTMKPWRGREAEAGAGTIINQSIHTLDLMHYVTDTDWLACRGMLGNLMEYDIEVEDSAMANYKLSDGSHGFFAATNAYYGNDSIELQVVTQKTRYTIKDDKLYDDQMNCLAENESLPGTKIYYGPSHQRCIENFYQAIIDGTDNYCQLSDALTTMEMIDAMKASSKTKQTIYKGDI; encoded by the coding sequence GGTCCACTTGAGAGCGATCGAGAATGCCCAGGCAGCTGAGTTAACAGCTGTCTGTGACCTCGATGAAAGCCTGAAAACTCAAGCGGAAGGGGCCCGTTTCTATACCGACCTAGATAAGATGCTTGACCAGGAAGATTTGGATGTGGTCCACATCTGCTTGCCCCACCATCTCCACGATGAGGCAGCGCTCAAATGTTTAAAGGCAGGGGTTCATGTCTTCCTTGAGAAGCCGGTAACCATTGACGCCGAGCGGACCCGCCAACTTCTAGCTGCCCAGGAAGACCTGGCCAATGACAGCAAGCTGGCGATTTGCTTTCAGAATCGCTTGAATGCTACGGTTCAAGAGCTTAAGCGCATTCTGACAGAGGAAGATACCTCGCCAGTGATTGCGGTTAAGGGGCTTGTTGCCTGGTACCGGCCGGAAGACTATTACACCATGAAGCCTTGGCGGGGACGGGAAGCTGAAGCAGGGGCTGGGACCATTATCAACCAGTCCATCCATACCCTGGACCTCATGCATTATGTGACCGATACGGACTGGCTAGCTTGCCGAGGCATGCTGGGTAATCTAATGGAATACGATATCGAAGTGGAAGATTCGGCAATGGCCAATTATAAACTAAGCGATGGTAGCCACGGCTTCTTTGCGGCGACCAATGCCTATTACGGTAACGATTCCATTGAATTACAGGTTGTGACCCAAAAGACCCGCTATACCATTAAAGACGACAAGCTCTACGATGACCAAATGAACTGCTTGGCTGAAAACGAAAGCTTACCAGGGACTAAGATCTACTATGGACCTAGCCACCAGCGCTGCATCGAAAACTTCTACCAGGCCATTATTGACGGCACAGACAACTATTGCCAACTGTCCGATGCCTTAACCACTATGGAAATGATCGATGCCATGAAAGCATCATCGAAGACCAAGCAAACCATCTATAAGGGGGATATTTAA